A portion of the Rhodopseudomonas sp. BAL398 genome contains these proteins:
- a CDS encoding leucyl aminopeptidase, producing the protein MVALFRQELELCKVKPGERIGVLSEDRIRIDYAEAFMAAAEELGADPVHVNIRKRPGSFFGPGNSLRGRQAAIDTLKTMDMVIDMIGLLWSKEQTEITDAGPRMLLVLEPIDVLSRMLSSPESRRRVEAAVGVLKTGRELRVTSPGGTDVTYRLGQFRVVGQYGYTDQPGRWDAWPGSFLWTGAEEDGVDGTVVIDSGDMLLPFMRYVSSPITLTIKAGYITEISGGGTEGVLMRDFMQSFNDPKAYAVSHIGWGLDEKASWTYMGTTPDGTHTVGQDGRAYYGNVLFSTGPNTEVGGTNHTECHLDIPLKGCSLYLDGQPIVETGVVIPEAMRVAGR; encoded by the coding sequence ATGGTTGCGCTCTTTCGCCAAGAGCTCGAACTCTGCAAGGTGAAGCCGGGCGAGCGGATCGGCGTTCTGTCCGAAGACCGCATCCGGATCGACTATGCCGAAGCGTTTATGGCGGCAGCCGAGGAGCTCGGCGCTGACCCGGTGCACGTCAACATCCGCAAGCGCCCCGGCAGCTTTTTCGGGCCGGGCAATTCGCTGCGCGGCCGCCAGGCGGCGATCGACACGCTGAAGACGATGGACATGGTGATCGACATGATCGGTCTCTTGTGGTCGAAGGAGCAGACCGAGATCACCGACGCCGGACCGCGGATGCTGCTGGTACTGGAGCCGATCGACGTGCTGTCGCGGATGCTGTCCTCGCCGGAGTCGCGTCGACGGGTCGAAGCCGCCGTCGGCGTGCTGAAGACCGGGCGGGAGTTGCGCGTGACGTCGCCCGGCGGCACCGACGTCACCTACCGGCTGGGACAATTCCGCGTCGTCGGCCAATATGGCTACACCGATCAGCCGGGTCGCTGGGACGCATGGCCGGGGAGTTTCCTATGGACCGGCGCCGAAGAGGACGGCGTCGACGGCACGGTGGTGATCGACAGCGGCGACATGCTGCTGCCGTTCATGCGCTACGTCTCCTCGCCGATCACCCTGACCATCAAGGCCGGCTACATCACCGAGATCTCCGGCGGCGGCACCGAGGGCGTGCTGATGCGCGACTTCATGCAGAGTTTCAACGATCCGAAGGCCTATGCGGTGTCCCACATCGGCTGGGGCCTCGACGAAAAGGCGAGCTGGACCTACATGGGAACGACGCCGGATGGCACGCACACCGTCGGCCAGGACGGCCGCGCCTATTACGGCAACGTGCTGTTCTCCACCGGGCCGAACACCGAAGTCGGCGGCACCAACCATACCGAATGCCATCTCGACATTCCGCTGAAGGGTTGCTCGCTGTATCTCGACGGTCAGCCCATCGTCGAAACCGGCGTCGTCATTCCAGAGGCGATGCGGGTGGCCGGTCGCTGA
- a CDS encoding SDR family NAD(P)-dependent oxidoreductase — MSTIQKVAIVTGAARGIGQAIARRLCRDGYAVVLADINLTELESAVASLRQEIADATCLPVEVDVTSRPSVDRLVAAAVAGFGRIDVLVSNAGIWKDLSRGPFWQIAPAEWQRTFSVNTEGAFNCAAAVAPQMIAQDCGRIIFIGSSSIGEALAHITQYTASKAALIGLMRCVAKELGKNNITANMVHPGQTDTGGFTREQLEQRAKSKFIQSVVTADDLTGIVAFLASSESRFITAQQINVDGGGVFN, encoded by the coding sequence ATGAGCACGATACAGAAGGTTGCCATCGTGACCGGCGCCGCGCGCGGCATCGGGCAGGCCATCGCGCGGCGGCTCTGCCGCGACGGATACGCCGTAGTTCTGGCCGACATCAATCTGACCGAGCTTGAAAGCGCCGTCGCGTCGCTTCGGCAGGAGATTGCCGACGCGACGTGTCTGCCGGTCGAGGTGGATGTCACGTCGCGGCCGTCGGTGGATCGTCTGGTCGCGGCGGCGGTCGCGGGATTCGGCCGCATCGATGTGCTGGTGAGCAATGCGGGGATCTGGAAAGACCTGTCGCGCGGGCCGTTCTGGCAGATCGCGCCGGCCGAATGGCAGCGGACATTCAGCGTCAACACCGAGGGCGCCTTCAACTGCGCCGCTGCTGTTGCACCGCAGATGATCGCGCAGGATTGCGGCCGCATCATCTTCATCGGGTCGTCGTCGATCGGCGAAGCGCTCGCCCACATCACGCAATACACCGCTTCGAAGGCTGCGCTGATCGGATTGATGCGATGCGTCGCCAAGGAGCTCGGCAAGAACAATATCACCGCGAATATGGTGCATCCCGGGCAAACCGACACCGGCGGTTTCACTCGCGAGCAACTCGAACAGAGAGCGAAGAGCAAGTTCATTCAAAGCGTAGTGACGGCGGACGATCTGACCGGCATCGTCGCGTTCCTCGCCAGCTCCGAGAGCCGGTTCATCACCGCGCAACAGATCAACGTCGACGGCGGCGGCGTCTTCAACTGA
- a CDS encoding UbiX family flavin prenyltransferase yields the protein MPGSDSSRPRLVVGITGASGAIYGVRLLQILQGLDIESHLVLSKSAAITLRQELDLPVSDVAALADVVHRADNIGASIASGSFKTLGMVVVPCSMRSLSEIATGATASLLTRAADVTLKERRRLVLLARETPLHLGHLKSMTAVTEIGAIVFPPVPAFYAKPGSLEQMVDQTLGRVLDLFGVEAGLVTRWNGLSAGTRQHAL from the coding sequence TTGCCAGGTTCCGATTCCTCCAGGCCGCGGCTTGTCGTCGGCATCACCGGCGCCTCCGGCGCGATCTACGGCGTGCGACTGTTGCAGATCCTGCAGGGGTTGGACATCGAGAGCCACCTGGTGTTGAGCAAATCCGCGGCGATCACTTTGCGCCAGGAGCTGGATCTGCCGGTCTCCGACGTTGCGGCTTTGGCCGATGTCGTGCATCGGGCCGACAATATCGGCGCCTCCATTGCCAGCGGATCGTTCAAGACGCTCGGCATGGTGGTCGTGCCGTGTTCGATGCGCAGCCTGTCCGAAATCGCCACCGGGGCCACCGCGTCGCTGCTGACACGGGCCGCCGACGTGACGCTGAAGGAGCGCCGGCGGCTGGTGTTGCTGGCGCGCGAAACCCCCTTGCATCTCGGGCATCTGAAATCCATGACCGCCGTCACCGAGATCGGCGCGATCGTGTTTCCCCCGGTGCCGGCGTTCTATGCGAAGCCCGGCAGCCTCGAGCAGATGGTGGATCAGACGCTGGGACGCGTGCTCGACCTGTTCGGCGTCGAAGCGGGCTTGGTGACGCGCTGGAACGGTTTGTCCGCGGGGACCAGACAACATGCTCTTTGA
- a CDS encoding TIGR02444 family protein, with the protein MTDDATDIAEACWAFALELYQRPSASAICLKLQAEAGVDVMLLLVAIFAVTRRGLRLSSLDIEEMSAACAPWRDEIVQPLRRVRTTLKAGGSFASGEAIEALRGQIKASELAAERLENDLLARWLAVQPRGAQSASLDDIRNVIGDVVCAAQRRQSAASIDLADDVARLASLADDLI; encoded by the coding sequence GTGACGGACGACGCAACGGATATCGCGGAGGCATGCTGGGCTTTTGCGCTTGAGCTCTATCAAAGGCCATCCGCATCGGCGATCTGTTTGAAGCTGCAAGCCGAGGCCGGCGTCGACGTGATGTTGCTGCTGGTGGCGATTTTTGCGGTGACGCGACGCGGCCTCCGGCTGTCGTCGTTGGACATCGAAGAGATGAGCGCGGCTTGCGCGCCGTGGCGCGACGAGATCGTACAGCCGCTACGCCGAGTTCGCACGACCTTGAAGGCCGGTGGCTCGTTCGCTTCGGGAGAGGCGATCGAGGCGCTGCGCGGGCAGATCAAGGCGAGTGAACTCGCAGCCGAACGGCTGGAAAATGATCTGCTGGCGCGCTGGCTGGCTGTGCAGCCGCGTGGCGCGCAGTCCGCCAGCTTGGACGACATTCGCAACGTAATCGGCGACGTCGTCTGTGCGGCGCAGCGGCGCCAAAGCGCAGCGAGCATCGATCTCGCAGATGATGTCGCGAGGCTAGCGTCGTTGGCCGACGACCTTATTTAA
- a CDS encoding heme biosynthesis protein HemY: MLRIILFLVVIALVAAGAAWIADQPGDVVLSWNAWQAKMSLPVFLLSLGAAMVAVVLCWAILTGMVRTPGQLRRSRRERRSARGRNAITQGLLAVGHGDSAAARSHANAARRHAPQDPLALLLQAQSAQLEGDRDAARRAFLAMAGRDDTKSLGMRGLYIEAQRAEDPYAALAIAEEALRVAPNASWAAHAVLGFRCARADWSGALDILDNNLSTGLIDKKAYRRQRGVLLTARALEAVDTDESLARDSVLEAIKLAPTLVPAAVLASKFMSEARQVRRAMKIIETAWQAQPHPDLAEAYAHVKPGDAPDVRLARVESLVAKNPDDLESGLAVARAAIEAGEYKRARAVLAPFIDVPTQRVAMLMAEIEHGERGDTGRARAWTLRAVRALHDPVWTADGYVSDRWRPVSPVTGRLDAFQWQTPVAALPSNKAIVIDDDDFEDTMIAGPDEEPVAAAEEAVTVVIEEPAAEPEVVSPAQPVAAELAPDSAAAEAPQPSAEAPPVTPEPAPPPPMFHRRSTPASSGAPPVIPIVRAPDDPGIDDEPSENEYPDATNPPPGQPSGWRGYRPRRDN, encoded by the coding sequence ATGCTCCGCATCATCCTGTTTCTCGTCGTGATTGCGCTGGTGGCCGCCGGCGCCGCGTGGATAGCCGATCAGCCCGGCGACGTGGTGCTGTCGTGGAATGCCTGGCAGGCGAAGATGTCGCTGCCGGTGTTCCTGCTGTCACTTGGCGCCGCCATGGTCGCAGTGGTGCTGTGTTGGGCGATCCTGACCGGGATGGTGCGAACCCCCGGCCAGCTCCGGCGCAGCCGGCGCGAACGCCGCAGCGCGCGCGGTCGCAACGCCATCACCCAGGGCTTGCTGGCGGTCGGCCATGGCGACAGCGCCGCCGCGCGCAGCCATGCCAATGCGGCCAGGCGTCATGCGCCGCAGGATCCGCTGGCGCTGCTGCTGCAGGCGCAATCGGCGCAGCTCGAGGGCGACCGCGACGCCGCGCGCCGCGCGTTTCTTGCCATGGCCGGGCGCGACGACACCAAATCGCTCGGCATGCGCGGGCTCTATATCGAGGCGCAGCGCGCCGAAGATCCCTATGCGGCGCTGGCGATCGCCGAAGAAGCGCTGCGGGTGGCGCCCAACGCGTCCTGGGCGGCGCATGCGGTGCTCGGTTTCCGCTGCGCCAGGGCCGATTGGAGCGGCGCGCTGGATATTCTCGACAATAATCTGTCCACCGGCCTGATCGACAAGAAGGCCTATCGGCGTCAACGCGGCGTGCTGCTGACCGCGCGGGCGCTGGAAGCCGTCGACACCGATGAGAGCCTGGCGCGCGACAGTGTGCTGGAAGCCATCAAGCTGGCGCCGACGCTGGTGCCGGCGGCGGTGCTGGCGAGCAAATTCATGAGCGAGGCCCGTCAGGTCCGCCGCGCGATGAAGATCATCGAGACGGCGTGGCAGGCGCAGCCGCATCCCGACCTCGCCGAGGCCTATGCGCATGTCAAACCTGGCGACGCCCCCGATGTGCGGCTGGCGCGGGTCGAAAGCCTGGTGGCGAAGAATCCCGACGATCTCGAAAGCGGGCTGGCGGTGGCGCGCGCGGCGATCGAGGCCGGAGAATACAAGCGCGCCCGCGCGGTGCTGGCGCCATTCATCGATGTGCCGACTCAGCGCGTCGCGATGCTGATGGCCGAAATCGAGCACGGCGAACGCGGCGATACCGGCCGCGCCCGCGCCTGGACGCTGCGCGCGGTGCGCGCTTTGCACGACCCGGTATGGACCGCGGACGGCTATGTCTCCGACCGCTGGCGGCCGGTCTCGCCAGTGACCGGACGGCTCGACGCATTCCAATGGCAGACGCCGGTGGCCGCGCTGCCCTCCAACAAGGCGATCGTGATCGATGATGACGATTTCGAAGACACCATGATCGCCGGCCCCGATGAGGAGCCGGTCGCCGCGGCCGAGGAGGCCGTCACGGTGGTCATCGAGGAGCCTGCCGCCGAGCCCGAGGTGGTTTCTCCGGCGCAGCCGGTTGCGGCCGAACTCGCCCCCGACAGCGCTGCTGCCGAGGCTCCGCAGCCGAGCGCAGAGGCGCCGCCGGTCACCCCAGAGCCCGCGCCCCCGCCGCCGATGTTCCATCGTCGCTCCACGCCGGCCAGTTCCGGTGCGCCGCCGGTGATTCCCATCGTCCGCGCCCCGGACGATCCGGGAATCGACGATGAGCCCAGCGAGAACGAGTACCCCGACGCCACCAACCCGCCGCCGGGCCAGCCCAGTGGCTGGCGCGGCTACCGGCCGCGACGGGACAATTGA
- a CDS encoding COG4223 family protein — protein MNQQDGAADRLASEMASLQENSAAQSAAETAITTEAPEPVQVEPEQEQATGPAASDQPEDGPRVEPVAPAASHDGADRLHQPPPVSKVSTILLPAIVGAVAAVLVAGAAMNGMVPGLAPPPSATAPQGDNAEMAALASRVAALESRPAPAAAGVADPALAGRIDAVEKSVASLRDDVAAARSQSEQLASAVNALKAAPVAAPSPDQASDLAAINGRLDQLEAAVQSAKDSAQKAAAAKAAEPAPASADDVPLRRLVAATLLDLAVRNGEPYAATLDSAKPLATDPAALTPLDRFAKSGLPSAAELSRDVLPLLPKLLPEEQAPGSTTGFVARLQANAERLVKIERAGAVAGIDRSGIVSKAAVAAQRNDLAAVRRELNTLAPAQQKPVQSWLDKVEARDQALAASHQFAAAALAALPKSSP, from the coding sequence ATGAACCAGCAAGACGGCGCCGCCGATCGTCTGGCATCGGAAATGGCTTCGTTGCAGGAGAACTCCGCGGCGCAATCGGCCGCCGAAACCGCGATCACGACGGAGGCGCCCGAACCGGTGCAGGTCGAGCCGGAGCAAGAGCAAGCGACAGGACCGGCAGCCAGCGATCAGCCGGAGGACGGGCCGCGCGTTGAACCCGTCGCCCCCGCCGCGAGCCATGACGGCGCCGATCGCCTCCATCAGCCGCCACCGGTATCCAAAGTGTCGACGATTCTGCTGCCTGCGATTGTCGGCGCCGTCGCCGCCGTGCTGGTGGCCGGCGCGGCGATGAACGGCATGGTTCCGGGGCTGGCGCCGCCGCCTTCCGCCACCGCGCCGCAAGGCGACAATGCCGAAATGGCCGCGCTCGCGTCGCGCGTAGCGGCCCTCGAATCACGGCCGGCGCCTGCCGCAGCGGGAGTGGCCGACCCGGCGCTCGCCGGGCGCATCGACGCCGTGGAGAAATCCGTCGCATCGCTGCGCGACGATGTCGCCGCCGCGCGCAGCCAATCCGAACAGCTCGCCAGCGCTGTCAACGCACTGAAGGCGGCGCCTGTGGCTGCGCCGTCGCCCGACCAGGCTTCGGACCTTGCGGCGATCAACGGGCGGCTCGATCAGCTCGAAGCGGCCGTCCAATCGGCCAAGGATAGTGCGCAGAAAGCGGCCGCCGCGAAGGCGGCCGAGCCGGCGCCGGCGTCGGCCGACGACGTGCCGCTGCGCCGGCTGGTCGCCGCGACGCTGCTCGATCTGGCGGTGCGCAATGGCGAGCCCTATGCGGCGACGCTGGACTCCGCCAAGCCACTGGCAACCGATCCGGCCGCGCTGACGCCGCTCGATCGCTTCGCGAAATCCGGGCTGCCGAGCGCCGCCGAGCTGAGCCGCGACGTGCTGCCGCTATTGCCGAAATTGCTGCCGGAGGAACAAGCGCCAGGCTCCACGACGGGTTTCGTCGCGCGGTTGCAGGCCAATGCGGAGCGGCTGGTCAAGATTGAGCGGGCCGGCGCCGTTGCGGGGATCGACCGCTCGGGGATTGTCAGCAAGGCCGCCGTTGCGGCGCAACGTAACGACCTCGCTGCGGTGCGTCGCGAATTGAATACGCTTGCGCCGGCCCAGCAAAAGCCGGTTCAATCCTGGCTCGACAAGGTCGAGGCGCGCGATCAGGCGCTCGCCGCGTCCCATCAATTTGCCGCCGCCGCGCTCGCCGCGCTCCCGAAATCGTCGCCATAG
- a CDS encoding uroporphyrinogen-III synthase — protein MAMLVTRPQPDGDATAAALRAKGYQVLLAPMLRFEPVPFQDDPETDYSGVIVTSANALRAIEGQAILARLLKLPLFAVGKHTAQAARDAGFGKLIVAKGDAAALRDSVVSSMRARKLKKSGTLLYLAAADLSRDLAGELRQDGFNVTMQITYKMAPVPNLPPDVCEAFAAQGIEAVLHYSRRSAQCFVDATRASGIEISALAIPQCCLSESVSDVVRQAGATQVTVARKPDESALFEALDRALSPLSR, from the coding sequence TTGGCGATGCTTGTGACCCGACCGCAGCCCGACGGCGATGCGACGGCTGCGGCGCTGCGCGCCAAGGGCTATCAGGTGTTGCTGGCGCCGATGTTGCGCTTTGAGCCGGTGCCGTTCCAGGACGATCCAGAGACAGATTATAGTGGCGTCATCGTCACCAGTGCCAATGCGCTGCGGGCGATCGAGGGCCAGGCCATCCTCGCAAGGCTGCTGAAACTGCCGCTGTTCGCCGTCGGCAAGCACACCGCGCAAGCGGCGCGCGACGCCGGATTCGGCAAGCTCATCGTCGCCAAGGGTGACGCCGCGGCGCTGCGCGACAGTGTGGTGTCTTCGATGCGTGCCAGGAAGCTGAAGAAATCCGGCACGCTGCTGTATCTGGCGGCCGCCGATCTGTCGCGCGATCTGGCTGGCGAATTGCGCCAGGACGGCTTCAACGTCACAATGCAGATCACCTATAAGATGGCTCCCGTACCGAATCTGCCGCCCGACGTCTGCGAGGCATTTGCAGCTCAGGGAATCGAGGCGGTATTGCATTATTCGCGGCGCAGCGCGCAATGCTTCGTCGATGCGACGCGGGCCTCCGGGATCGAAATCTCGGCCCTTGCGATTCCGCAATGCTGTTTGTCCGAATCGGTGTCCGATGTGGTGCGGCAAGCGGGAGCGACTCAGGTCACGGTTGCGCGCAAGCCGGATGAATCTGCATTGTTCGAGGCTCTGGATCGTGCGCTGAGCCCGCTATCGCGGTAG
- the tsaD gene encoding tRNA (adenosine(37)-N6)-threonylcarbamoyltransferase complex transferase subunit TsaD produces MLVLGIETTCDETAAAVIERQSDGHGRILSNIVHSQIEDHAPFGGVVPEIAARAHVDLLDGIVATAMQQAGTEFAQLSGVAAAAGPGLIGGVIVGLTTAKAIALVHDTPLIAVNHLEAHALTPRLTDALEFPYCLFLASGGHTQIVAILGVGNYIRLGTTVDDAMGEAFDKIAKMLGLPYPGGPQVERAAAAGDPARFAFPRPMLGRADANFSLSGLKTAVRNEASRHTPLQPQDINDLCAGFQAAVLDSMADRLSVGLRHFQERFGPPRALVAAGGVAANQAIRGALREVAGKARTSLIIPPPALCTDNGAMIAWAGAERLALGLTDSMEFAPRARWLLDANITTSDKFANTRAAF; encoded by the coding sequence TTGCTGGTATTGGGAATCGAGACCACCTGCGACGAAACCGCCGCGGCGGTGATCGAGCGCCAGAGCGATGGTCACGGGCGCATTCTGTCCAATATCGTGCACTCGCAGATCGAGGACCACGCGCCGTTTGGCGGCGTGGTGCCGGAGATCGCCGCGCGCGCCCATGTCGATCTGCTCGACGGCATCGTCGCTACCGCGATGCAGCAAGCCGGAACGGAATTCGCACAACTATCCGGCGTCGCGGCCGCGGCCGGCCCGGGCCTGATCGGCGGCGTCATCGTCGGTCTCACCACCGCCAAGGCGATCGCGCTGGTGCATGATACCCCGCTGATCGCCGTCAATCATCTCGAAGCCCATGCGCTGACGCCGCGGCTGACCGACGCGCTGGAATTTCCCTATTGCCTGTTCCTGGCCTCGGGCGGTCACACCCAGATCGTCGCCATCCTCGGCGTCGGCAATTATATCCGGCTCGGCACCACCGTCGACGACGCGATGGGCGAGGCCTTCGACAAGATCGCCAAGATGCTGGGGCTGCCCTATCCGGGCGGACCGCAGGTCGAGCGCGCCGCGGCCGCCGGCGATCCGGCCCGCTTCGCGTTTCCGCGCCCGATGCTGGGCCGCGCCGACGCCAATTTCTCGCTGTCCGGCCTGAAGACCGCGGTGCGCAACGAGGCCAGCCGGCACACGCCGTTGCAGCCGCAGGACATCAACGATCTGTGCGCCGGCTTCCAGGCCGCGGTGCTGGATTCCATGGCCGACCGGCTCAGCGTCGGGCTGCGGCATTTCCAGGAGCGTTTCGGTCCGCCCCGCGCGCTGGTCGCCGCCGGCGGCGTCGCCGCCAACCAGGCGATTCGCGGCGCGCTGCGCGAGGTCGCCGGCAAGGCGCGGACCAGCTTGATCATTCCGCCGCCGGCACTGTGCACCGACAATGGCGCGATGATCGCCTGGGCCGGCGCCGAACGGCTGGCGCTGGGGCTGACCGACAGCATGGAATTCGCCCCGCGCGCGCGCTGGCTGCTCGACGCCAACATCACCACGTCGGACAAATTCGCCAATACCCGCGCGGCGTTTTAG
- a CDS encoding NAD(P)H-dependent glycerol-3-phosphate dehydrogenase has translation MASFNSIAVLGGGAWGTALAQTCARAGRDVTLWEHDGGNAEQLAGKRESLYLPGVTLEKSIKVTRDLAEAARAQAILLVVPAQVLRQVVTQLAPLIGARTPLVACAKGIEHGTHKFMTEIIVEAAPNALPAILSGPSFAADVARGLPTAVTIAAPDAGIAQALAEAMNSGSFRPYHSTDVRGVELGGATKNVLAIAAGIVEGRKLGASALAAMTTRGFAELVRFGKACGATTETMMGLSGLGDLILTCGTAQSRNFSFGVALGRGESAAEASHGKLAEGAFTAPVLLEMARIKQVEMPISAAVAAILDGSISVDAAIEGLLTRPLKAEE, from the coding sequence ATGGCGTCCTTTAACTCGATCGCGGTGCTCGGCGGCGGCGCCTGGGGCACAGCGCTGGCGCAGACCTGCGCGCGCGCCGGCCGCGACGTGACGCTGTGGGAACATGATGGCGGCAATGCCGAGCAATTGGCCGGCAAGCGCGAGAGTCTTTACCTGCCCGGCGTGACGCTGGAAAAATCCATCAAGGTGACGCGCGATCTGGCAGAAGCGGCCCGCGCGCAAGCGATTCTGCTGGTGGTGCCGGCGCAGGTGCTGCGCCAGGTGGTGACGCAGCTTGCGCCCTTGATCGGCGCGCGCACGCCGCTGGTCGCCTGCGCCAAGGGCATCGAACACGGCACCCATAAATTCATGACCGAGATCATTGTCGAGGCCGCGCCGAATGCATTGCCGGCGATCCTGTCGGGGCCGAGCTTCGCCGCCGATGTAGCGCGCGGTCTGCCGACCGCGGTGACCATCGCGGCGCCCGACGCCGGCATCGCGCAGGCTCTGGCTGAGGCGATGAATTCGGGCAGCTTCCGGCCCTATCATTCGACCGATGTGCGCGGGGTCGAACTCGGCGGCGCCACCAAGAACGTGCTGGCGATCGCCGCCGGCATTGTCGAGGGCCGCAAGCTCGGCGCCTCGGCGCTGGCGGCGATGACGACGCGCGGCTTCGCCGAGCTGGTACGTTTCGGCAAGGCCTGCGGCGCCACGACCGAAACCATGATGGGCCTGTCCGGCCTCGGCGACCTGATCCTGACCTGCGGCACCGCGCAGTCGCGCAATTTTTCCTTCGGCGTAGCGCTCGGCCGCGGCGAGAGCGCGGCCGAGGCCTCGCATGGCAAGCTGGCGGAAGGCGCCTTCACCGCGCCGGTGCTGCTGGAAATGGCACGGATCAAACAGGTCGAAATGCCGATTTCAGCCGCCGTCGCGGCGATCCTCGATGGCAGCATCAGCGTCGATGCGGCGATCGAGGGGCTGCTGACGCGGCCCTTGAAGGCAGAGGAATAG
- a CDS encoding EVE domain-containing protein yields the protein MAHWLVKSEPSTWSWDQQVAKGAKGEPWTGVRNHSAKLFMMQMKKGDRAFFYHSNEGKEIVGIAEIIREAYPDPTDASGKFVCVDIKAVKPLKTPVTLAAVKTEPSLSEMALLKQSRLSVQPVAAEEWKIICRMGGV from the coding sequence ATGGCGCATTGGCTGGTGAAATCCGAACCCTCGACCTGGTCGTGGGATCAGCAGGTCGCCAAGGGCGCCAAGGGCGAGCCCTGGACCGGGGTGCGTAACCACAGCGCCAAACTGTTCATGATGCAGATGAAGAAGGGCGACCGCGCCTTCTTCTACCATTCCAACGAGGGCAAGGAGATCGTCGGCATCGCCGAGATCATCCGCGAGGCCTATCCGGACCCCACCGATGCCAGCGGCAAATTCGTCTGCGTCGACATCAAGGCGGTCAAGCCGCTGAAAACCCCGGTGACGCTGGCCGCCGTCAAGACCGAGCCATCGCTTTCGGAAATGGCATTGCTCAAACAGTCGCGGCTGTCGGTGCAGCCGGTGGCGGCGGAGGAATGGAAG